The proteins below are encoded in one region of Candidatus Flexicrinis proximus:
- a CDS encoding ABC transporter permease, protein MAARVTSRESRSGAILLALPALLWLGLFFLLPLIFVVVISFLTRGAGGSAVLPFTLAQYTRVFDTFWIILQRTLVTAFVTTIICLVAGYPLAYFITKRQTNFGKQFALFLVILPFWTNFLIRTYAWRVILGREGIINSTLMNAGIITEPLTLLNTEFAVILGLVYGFLPFMVLPIYASLSRFDFRFIEAANDLGANDWTAFWRIMLPLTMPGVVAGCILVFIPAIGTFVTSDLLGGTKGLMIGNLIQGQYSGNGNMPLGAALSVVMMLCVVIALVFYVRFGEEK, encoded by the coding sequence GTGGCCGCCAGAGTGACATCGCGCGAATCCAGGTCCGGGGCCATTCTTCTTGCCCTGCCCGCCCTTTTGTGGTTGGGCCTCTTCTTCCTACTTCCGCTGATTTTCGTCGTGGTGATTAGCTTCCTCACCCGCGGCGCCGGCGGTTCGGCAGTGCTACCGTTCACTCTCGCGCAATACACCCGTGTTTTTGACACATTCTGGATCATTCTCCAACGCACACTGGTCACAGCGTTCGTGACGACTATCATCTGCCTCGTGGCAGGATACCCGCTCGCCTACTTCATCACCAAGAGGCAGACCAACTTCGGTAAACAGTTCGCGCTGTTTCTGGTAATTTTGCCATTTTGGACGAACTTCCTGATTCGGACCTACGCCTGGCGCGTGATTCTGGGACGTGAAGGGATCATCAACAGCACGTTGATGAACGCCGGCATCATTACCGAACCGCTCACTCTGCTTAACACCGAATTTGCGGTGATTCTGGGTCTGGTCTACGGTTTCCTTCCTTTCATGGTCCTGCCCATCTATGCGTCCCTCAGCCGGTTTGATTTCCGCTTCATTGAAGCGGCCAATGATCTCGGAGCCAATGACTGGACAGCATTCTGGCGCATCATGCTGCCCTTGACTATGCCAGGCGTTGTTGCGGGCTGCATTCTGGTGTTCATTCCGGCGATCGGCACATTTGTCACATCCGACCTGCTGGGTGGCACAAAAGGGTTAATGATAGGCAATCTGATCCAGGGTCAATACAGTGGTAACGGCAATATGCCACTTGGGGCTGCGCTGTCTGTGGTAATGATGCTGTGCGTCGTAATCGCATTGGTCTTCTATGTGCGCTTCGGAGAGGAAAAGTAG
- a CDS encoding spermidine/putrescine ABC transporter substrate-binding protein, whose amino-acid sequence MRKLLVLVLLIAVFSIAGAQDDEVVVETEWTCPEGFEGQSLSLFNWATYIGDNTVSDFETLCGVTVSYDVYESDEALIARLRQGNPGYDIAFPTDYAVDIIIRDGLAGEIDLENIPNIVNIDERYLAPYFDPENGHSVPYVWGTTGIAYDLDATGVDITTWEQVFEYEGRVAWLDSPRAMFGAALTVLGFDPNTTDVEEIEQAKNYLIEHASNVIAIASDDGDTLLAQGEVDIAVEYGGDVFQQIAECDCENLKYAVPAKGGVLDLTSVLMLGDGPNPELAQVFMDYLLDPNVHAAIVNTIYYPSPNKVAIEEGLIDPTFLENPAGNPPAEVLSEMFYILAVDPEAEQAYNDAWDEVKILSGS is encoded by the coding sequence ATGCGCAAACTGTTGGTCCTGGTACTTCTGATCGCTGTGTTCAGCATTGCCGGAGCGCAGGATGACGAGGTCGTAGTGGAGACCGAGTGGACCTGTCCTGAAGGATTTGAGGGGCAGAGCCTAAGCCTGTTCAATTGGGCAACCTATATCGGCGACAACACGGTTTCCGATTTCGAGACACTCTGCGGAGTCACCGTTTCGTACGATGTCTATGAGAGTGACGAGGCTCTCATCGCTCGTTTGCGTCAGGGCAACCCTGGCTATGACATTGCGTTCCCGACAGACTACGCGGTCGACATCATCATCCGCGATGGGCTAGCAGGCGAAATCGACCTCGAGAACATCCCGAATATCGTCAACATCGACGAACGCTACCTGGCCCCCTACTTTGACCCCGAAAACGGGCATTCCGTTCCGTATGTATGGGGTACTACCGGTATTGCGTATGATCTTGACGCGACCGGCGTAGACATCACGACCTGGGAACAGGTCTTCGAGTATGAGGGTCGTGTTGCGTGGCTGGACAGCCCGCGCGCCATGTTTGGTGCTGCATTGACGGTTCTCGGCTTCGATCCTAATACCACCGACGTTGAAGAGATTGAGCAGGCGAAGAATTACCTGATCGAACACGCGTCGAATGTCATCGCCATTGCGTCAGACGACGGCGATACGCTGCTCGCACAAGGCGAAGTGGACATCGCGGTCGAATATGGCGGCGACGTCTTCCAACAGATCGCTGAATGTGATTGCGAAAACCTGAAATACGCTGTCCCGGCCAAAGGCGGCGTCCTCGACCTGACGAGTGTATTGATGCTCGGTGATGGTCCGAACCCGGAATTAGCACAGGTCTTCATGGACTACCTGCTCGATCCGAATGTTCACGCCGCGATTGTGAACACGATTTACTACCCATCTCCGAATAAGGTCGCGATTGAAGAAGGACTCATCGATCCGACTTTCCTTGAAAACCCTGCCGGTAACCCGCCTGCGGAAGTGCTTTCTGAGATGTTCTACATTCTGGCCGTTGATCCCGAGGCCGAACAGGCATACAACGATGCCTGGGACGAAGTTAAGATCCTCTCGGGCAGCTAG
- a CDS encoding ABC transporter ATP-binding protein has product MTDAKVELIDVNKEFPVRIGESSAVRAVHHLNLSIYDGEFFALLGPSGCGKTTTLRLIAGFEQPSSGQVLIDGKAMQGVPAFYRPVNTVFQDYALFPHMSVIQNVMFGLQMDKVPKPEAQRRAIEALELVRLPHALNRKPREMSGGQQQRVALARAIVKRPKVLLLDEPLGALDLKLRREMQYELKEMQQTLGITFVYVTHDQEEALTMANRIGVMSNGELLQVGRPEEIYESPATRFVADFIGETNFIDGKVIRVEGDYAIVDIEGEGDLSAVLLDSVTVGQQVTVAIRPEKIGIKPYNARTEEDEVPTATGVKALDWAGTALNSLAGHIAQVHYIGTDTRYAVRIGSDTVVNVRVQNVGLQKSATFKERDAVTIFWEQDSARVLTQ; this is encoded by the coding sequence ATGACTGACGCAAAAGTCGAACTGATTGATGTAAATAAGGAGTTCCCCGTTCGAATTGGCGAATCTTCAGCGGTGCGCGCCGTGCACCACCTGAATCTCAGCATTTACGACGGAGAATTCTTCGCCCTCTTGGGTCCGAGTGGGTGCGGCAAGACAACAACGCTTCGCCTGATTGCAGGCTTCGAACAGCCCTCATCCGGCCAGGTTCTCATCGACGGAAAAGCCATGCAGGGTGTCCCAGCGTTCTACCGTCCAGTGAATACGGTGTTTCAGGACTATGCGCTCTTTCCGCACATGTCGGTCATTCAGAACGTGATGTTCGGACTGCAAATGGACAAGGTGCCGAAACCAGAGGCGCAGCGCAGAGCGATCGAAGCACTTGAACTGGTGAGGCTTCCCCATGCGCTCAATCGCAAGCCGCGCGAAATGTCTGGCGGTCAGCAGCAGCGCGTGGCACTCGCCCGCGCAATCGTGAAGCGCCCGAAAGTCCTTTTGCTTGACGAGCCCCTTGGTGCGCTTGACCTCAAACTGCGGCGCGAAATGCAATACGAACTCAAGGAGATGCAGCAGACCTTGGGCATCACCTTCGTGTACGTAACACATGACCAGGAAGAAGCCTTAACGATGGCCAATCGTATCGGGGTTATGAGCAACGGTGAACTCCTGCAAGTGGGGCGTCCCGAGGAAATTTACGAGTCGCCTGCTACCCGTTTCGTGGCCGATTTCATTGGTGAGACAAATTTCATCGACGGCAAAGTGATCCGTGTCGAGGGCGATTATGCGATTGTCGACATTGAGGGCGAAGGCGATCTCAGTGCCGTCCTGCTCGACAGCGTGACTGTCGGCCAGCAGGTCACAGTCGCGATTCGCCCTGAGAAGATCGGGATTAAACCGTACAATGCACGGACCGAAGAAGACGAGGTGCCTACAGCCACGGGCGTGAAAGCGCTCGACTGGGCGGGCACAGCACTGAATAGTCTTGCCGGTCATATCGCGCAGGTCCACTATATCGGTACTGATACGCGCTATGCCGTGCGAATCGGGAGCGATACCGTCGTCAACGTTCGCGTTCAGAACGTGGGTTTGCAGAAATCCGCGACATTCAAGGAACGCGATGCTGTGACCATTTTCTGGGAGCAGGATAGCGCCCGCGTCCTCACCCAGTAA
- a CDS encoding response regulator transcription factor: MSPRILVVDDDPMTVDLIKAYLEKEHWQVITADNGRDALDFAREKQPDLIILDLMLPRVDGLDVCRILRANHDIPIVMLTARTTEDDILLGLELGADDYVTKPFSPRQLVARARTVLRRNKSLQREAPDSLQFGDLHISLARHEVNVREKLIPLTPREFKLLVLMAREPGRVFSRQQLLEGAFGPDTESLERTVDYHIMNLRRKLEYDAKVAEYIQTVFGVGYRFTVGPVPS; this comes from the coding sequence ATGTCGCCTCGTATACTGGTCGTCGATGACGATCCGATGACCGTTGATTTGATCAAAGCCTACCTCGAGAAGGAGCATTGGCAAGTGATTACGGCAGATAATGGCCGTGACGCACTGGACTTTGCCCGCGAGAAACAGCCAGATCTCATCATCCTGGATCTGATGCTGCCGCGCGTAGACGGTCTCGATGTCTGCCGGATACTTCGCGCAAATCACGACATTCCTATTGTGATGTTGACGGCTCGGACCACAGAGGATGATATCCTTCTCGGTCTTGAGCTTGGCGCGGATGACTACGTGACTAAGCCGTTTAGCCCCCGTCAACTGGTGGCGCGCGCGCGAACGGTCCTCCGGCGCAATAAGTCGCTTCAGCGCGAAGCACCGGATTCGCTCCAATTTGGGGATCTGCACATTTCGCTTGCCCGGCATGAAGTGAATGTGCGCGAGAAACTCATCCCCCTCACCCCACGCGAGTTCAAACTGCTGGTCTTGATGGCGCGAGAACCGGGGCGGGTCTTCAGCAGACAACAGTTGTTGGAAGGCGCGTTCGGTCCGGATACTGAAAGTCTCGAACGGACAGTCGACTATCACATCATGAATTTGAGACGCAAACTGGAATACGATGCGAAAGTTGCGGAGTACATTCAAACCGTTTTCGGAGTCGGCTACCGCTTTACGGTCGGTCCCGTTCCTTCGTAG
- a CDS encoding HAMP domain-containing protein yields MTQRFERFILQSDEARNLFVEKIGQGAARADVGDGLIVEVYYSDTTSSLQQEFLSSVTRVIIVVVLGAGAVALALVALLVLPRLLTIQEITFAARRLADGKLDQRVRVRASDEISALARSFNDMADSLERVERLRRTMVNDVAHELRTPLSNIQGYMEGLRDGVIQPRPALFDSLYQESQLLTRLVNDLQILSLAEAGQLNLRRVYTSLSPIISSVVANLTDSMRSATPISVDVPQQLPNVYIDPDRIKQVITNLLTNAQEHTDANGSITICAELSEKVIKVSVHDTGEGIAPQHVPYVFERFYRADPSRTRRTGGSGIGLAIVKQMTQAHGGEVHVESQLGIGSIFSFTVPLEQPGHNGN; encoded by the coding sequence GTGACCCAGCGCTTCGAGCGATTCATCCTGCAGTCGGATGAGGCGCGCAACCTCTTTGTCGAGAAAATCGGGCAAGGGGCAGCCCGCGCAGATGTTGGGGACGGTCTGATTGTCGAGGTCTACTATAGCGATACGACCAGCAGCCTTCAGCAGGAGTTCCTAAGTTCCGTTACCCGCGTCATCATCGTGGTGGTGCTGGGCGCGGGTGCTGTCGCGCTTGCGCTGGTAGCGCTCCTTGTGCTACCTCGCCTGCTGACCATCCAAGAGATAACCTTCGCCGCGAGGCGATTGGCAGACGGCAAACTCGATCAACGCGTGAGAGTCCGTGCCAGTGACGAAATCAGCGCGCTCGCACGCTCGTTCAATGATATGGCCGACAGCCTGGAAAGAGTCGAGCGTTTGCGTCGAACGATGGTTAACGATGTCGCGCACGAGCTGCGGACCCCGCTTTCGAATATCCAGGGATACATGGAAGGGCTCCGCGACGGCGTTATTCAACCGCGTCCCGCACTTTTTGACTCGCTTTATCAGGAGTCGCAGCTACTCACAAGACTCGTGAACGACCTGCAGATACTCTCTCTCGCCGAAGCTGGACAGCTCAACCTGCGACGCGTTTACACATCGCTTTCGCCCATTATTTCCTCTGTTGTTGCGAACCTGACCGATAGCATGCGATCTGCGACTCCGATTTCAGTCGACGTGCCGCAGCAATTGCCCAACGTTTACATTGATCCGGACCGAATCAAACAGGTGATCACTAACCTCCTGACAAATGCGCAGGAGCATACCGATGCGAATGGGTCGATCACAATTTGCGCAGAATTGAGCGAAAAGGTCATCAAGGTGAGCGTGCACGACACTGGCGAGGGGATTGCCCCGCAGCATGTTCCCTACGTGTTCGAAAGATTTTACCGTGCGGATCCGTCTCGTACTCGACGCACCGGGGGCTCAGGAATTGGTCTGGCTATTGTCAAACAAATGACCCAGGCCCACGGCGGAGAAGTTCACGTTGAAAGTCAACTCGGCATTGGATCGATATTCTCGTTCACCGTACCGCTTGAGCAACCTGGTCACAACGGAAATTGA
- a CDS encoding ABC transporter permease yields the protein MTKYILRRILQSIPIFFGITVLSYALMALTPGGPVQALAFGANLKPSEIEQLKIQLGVNDTWPIQYLRWLVGDDWMRWDTDGDKIADRSVLIGLTGPGGEPLPPGDRRGILRGDFGTSFLLQGRKVLPLIMERLGATLELGVSALVVGATIGILIGIAAAVNHNRWFDHITRVMAVLLDAVPVFFLALVLLLLFGSTWRILPIGDRCPTLMGDCPPLFERIKYLILPTFVLATGGISAYSRFMRASMLEVVSQDYMRTARAKGLSSRAIWLRHGARNALIPIATFLGPAIAGIWGGAVITETIFNWPGLGRTAVQAVTGRDYPVVMALTVFAGISTIVGFLISDILYAIIDPRIRFD from the coding sequence ATGACCAAGTACATTCTTCGGCGCATCCTGCAGTCGATACCCATATTCTTCGGCATCACAGTCCTATCGTATGCCTTAATGGCGTTGACACCCGGCGGTCCGGTACAGGCATTGGCATTTGGCGCAAATCTTAAGCCAAGCGAGATCGAACAGCTAAAGATTCAGCTGGGCGTCAATGACACATGGCCCATTCAATACCTCCGCTGGCTCGTCGGTGACGACTGGATGCGCTGGGATACCGACGGTGACAAGATCGCAGATAGAAGCGTCCTTATTGGCCTAACCGGACCGGGGGGCGAGCCGCTGCCACCAGGCGATCGCCGCGGGATCCTTCGGGGGGACTTCGGTACATCGTTTTTATTACAGGGTCGAAAAGTCCTTCCTTTGATAATGGAGCGTTTGGGTGCCACACTGGAGTTAGGTGTGTCTGCGCTGGTTGTGGGCGCGACAATCGGCATCCTGATTGGGATTGCAGCAGCCGTCAATCACAATCGATGGTTCGACCATATCACCCGAGTGATGGCTGTATTGCTGGACGCTGTTCCCGTATTCTTTCTGGCACTCGTCCTGCTGCTGTTGTTTGGCTCCACCTGGAGGATACTCCCGATAGGCGACCGGTGCCCTACCCTCATGGGCGACTGCCCGCCACTGTTCGAGCGAATAAAGTATTTGATCCTTCCCACGTTCGTGCTGGCTACCGGCGGCATCTCTGCGTATTCGAGATTCATGCGTGCCTCAATGCTTGAAGTCGTCTCGCAAGATTACATGCGTACTGCCAGAGCCAAAGGGTTGAGCAGTCGCGCAATCTGGCTGAGGCATGGCGCGCGCAACGCCCTCATCCCGATCGCCACTTTCCTCGGTCCCGCCATTGCCGGTATCTGGGGTGGAGCTGTGATCACAGAGACCATATTTAACTGGCCTGGATTGGGTCGCACCGCTGTTCAAGCCGTGACCGGTCGCGATTATCCGGTAGTCATGGCGCTGACCGTCTTCGCTGGCATTTCCACGATAGTCGGTTTCCTGATCTCCGATATCCTTTACGCGATCATCGATCCGCGTATTCGTTTCGATTAG
- a CDS encoding ABC transporter permease, translating into MSSTTTPASRVADIGGDETKQYMKSMSLTERAMRRILRDRLTMLAIVVLATLSILTILGPVITGIMQIDPNDADGLNGMQPFGSPGHLLGTDNLGRDQFARLLHAGRVSLGIGFFGAVITLTVGMALGIITGFFGGVVDDILNWVITTLDSIPSLYLLIMISAILAPTAEVLIFVIALTSWTGVTRIIRGQTLQIRNLDYVLSARALGSSVWRIMFVHIAPNLISITVIVLMRSIGNLMLAEAALSFLGFGVQIPQATWGNMLTKAQEFVRAGGMHLIWPPGLCIWTTVLCLYIIGDGVRDAFDPTSTK; encoded by the coding sequence ATGTCATCAACGACAACACCGGCTAGCCGAGTTGCGGATATCGGCGGAGACGAGACGAAACAGTATATGAAGAGCATGTCACTGACGGAACGCGCAATGCGCCGCATTCTGCGCGACCGCCTGACGATGCTTGCAATAGTCGTCCTGGCGACACTCAGTATTCTGACAATTCTTGGCCCTGTGATCACCGGCATAATGCAAATTGATCCAAATGACGCCGACGGACTAAACGGTATGCAACCGTTCGGCTCGCCAGGTCATCTGTTAGGCACAGATAATCTCGGTCGCGATCAGTTTGCGCGCCTGCTCCACGCGGGTCGGGTCTCCCTCGGCATCGGATTCTTTGGGGCAGTGATTACCTTAACAGTCGGTATGGCATTAGGAATCATTACCGGCTTTTTTGGGGGGGTGGTCGACGACATCCTCAACTGGGTCATTACGACCCTGGACTCGATTCCGTCGCTTTACCTGTTAATCATGATTTCGGCAATACTAGCGCCGACCGCGGAAGTCCTGATTTTCGTCATCGCGCTCACCAGCTGGACCGGTGTTACTCGCATTATCCGCGGCCAGACGCTGCAAATTCGCAATCTCGACTATGTACTCAGCGCCCGTGCACTTGGCTCTTCTGTGTGGCGAATCATGTTCGTTCACATTGCGCCAAATCTGATCTCAATCACAGTCATCGTGCTGATGCGCTCGATTGGGAACCTGATGCTGGCAGAGGCGGCCCTTAGCTTTCTCGGCTTTGGTGTGCAGATTCCGCAGGCGACCTGGGGCAATATGCTCACCAAGGCGCAGGAATTCGTGCGGGCTGGGGGAATGCATCTCATCTGGCCACCCGGCCTCTGCATCTGGACGACTGTACTCTGCTTGTACATTATCGGGGATGGCGTCCGCGACGCATTTGATCCGACGAGCACGAAGTAG
- a CDS encoding peptidylprolyl isomerase yields the protein MCTDAGAIYIDLFQDQTPITVNNFVFLAYNGYYNNTIFHRVIEAFMAQGGDPTGTGAGGPGYQFADEFEPYLYFDRIGLLAMANAGPGTNGSQFFITTELTPHLDYRHTIFGEVLEGYDKVAEIKLRDPEAGGDATALKTVLVVKDPALVETTFVEAEPPTQADVEAALSPDGVIAAATALFGSFPGEEVAVDERVFDVAGAVENAPNSVKAPLESFLTANSVEFVVSSTMNSVNCALDVIPFVSISYTVYAMPSAEAAESALADANLPNLGIANGQTTVSGLAYDQPVYTGETSACDVGATAGRAFFTRGRYFVEAETVIPADSQYSAAIIIERLGSIIFDRALSGILRAGIR from the coding sequence ATGTGTACTGACGCCGGAGCGATCTATATTGACCTCTTCCAGGATCAGACGCCGATTACTGTGAATAACTTCGTGTTCCTGGCCTATAACGGCTACTACAACAACACGATTTTTCATCGGGTGATCGAGGCGTTCATGGCCCAGGGTGGCGATCCGACCGGAACCGGGGCGGGTGGGCCGGGTTATCAGTTCGCAGACGAATTCGAGCCGTATCTGTATTTTGATCGGATCGGACTGCTTGCGATGGCGAATGCCGGCCCTGGAACTAACGGATCACAATTCTTCATTACGACCGAGTTGACTCCGCATCTCGATTACCGTCACACGATTTTCGGTGAAGTCCTCGAGGGATATGATAAGGTCGCCGAAATCAAGCTGCGCGACCCGGAAGCAGGCGGCGATGCGACGGCTCTGAAAACCGTTCTTGTTGTCAAGGATCCTGCGCTCGTTGAGACTACGTTTGTCGAGGCTGAACCTCCGACTCAGGCTGATGTCGAAGCCGCGTTGTCGCCAGACGGAGTGATAGCCGCGGCGACGGCCCTTTTCGGATCGTTCCCGGGCGAAGAAGTTGCTGTAGACGAACGTGTATTCGACGTCGCCGGCGCAGTTGAGAACGCCCCGAATTCTGTCAAGGCACCGCTTGAGTCATTCCTTACGGCCAATAGTGTGGAGTTCGTCGTCAGTAGCACAATGAACAGCGTGAACTGTGCGCTGGATGTGATCCCATTTGTATCCATCAGCTACACGGTGTATGCGATGCCGTCTGCTGAAGCGGCCGAGAGCGCGCTGGCCGACGCCAATCTCCCGAATCTTGGCATCGCGAATGGTCAAACCACGGTCAGTGGACTTGCGTACGATCAGCCAGTGTACACGGGTGAGACGAGCGCATGTGACGTCGGCGCGACCGCTGGACGCGCGTTCTTCACTCGCGGGCGTTATTTCGTGGAAGCCGAAACCGTGATCCCGGCAGACTCGCAATACAGCGCTGCGATCATCATTGAGCGCCTCGGATCGATTATTTTCGACCGGGCACTTTCAGGAATACTACGGGCGGGGATCCGCTAG
- a CDS encoding ABC transporter ATP-binding protein, translated as MSAMQQTASVQAAEQSSISDRYLYWMLATFLGPYVGHLILVGLLLLGVTILSLIPPYLIQRAVDGPIATGDLSGLAPLAIVYTLCVPGIFGLRFAYTYVLQTVGQNALVAIRQKLFEHVLTLDMRYFNTTPVGQIVSRLTSDVEAMTELLSTSIVMVLSSGITLIGIVVAMLVLNWKLALFGLVVLIPMSIATIHYRKGIRAASSQLHKIAADYLAFNNEQFNGMLIVQLFGRQKQSLDEFEALNAAHRDTHMVLRDVYTRYSSVNMGLSSLGLVIVLIGGIWGVNSGWATLGVMLAMIQYTRRSFEPILMLAEQFSQIQMALSAGERMARLLRVETGITEPLTPAKVETHEHSVRLDHVAFSYDEGVPVLRDIDLLIPSKQRVAIVGATGAGKTSLAGLIARFYDANEGRVLIDGIDVRDLKTEDLRKLVMVVPQTPYCFHGTIAENLTLFDPSITDAELREAAEIACAAPFIEALPGTYDFKLLPGGANLSHGQRQLLALARALLHSSDSILVLDEATSNIDTETELLIQRGLNRVLQGRTSIVIAHRLSTIRDSDRILVMRRGQIVEEGTHDELLALGGLYTNLYERQFADEDGSSLRSAGD; from the coding sequence ATGTCTGCGATGCAGCAAACCGCCTCGGTTCAGGCCGCGGAACAATCGAGCATTTCCGACCGGTATCTGTACTGGATGCTTGCCACGTTTCTTGGACCGTATGTCGGCCATCTGATTCTGGTTGGCTTGCTACTGCTTGGCGTTACGATCTTATCGCTGATCCCGCCGTACCTGATCCAGCGCGCGGTAGATGGCCCGATTGCGACCGGAGATCTCTCAGGACTTGCGCCACTTGCGATTGTATACACGCTCTGTGTTCCGGGGATCTTCGGTCTGCGCTTCGCCTACACTTACGTTTTGCAGACTGTCGGACAGAACGCGCTGGTTGCCATTCGCCAGAAGTTGTTTGAACATGTGTTAACCCTCGATATGCGTTACTTCAATACAACACCGGTAGGGCAGATCGTCTCCAGGTTGACCAGTGACGTCGAGGCGATGACCGAGCTGCTGTCCACCAGTATCGTCATGGTGCTGAGCAGCGGGATTACGCTGATTGGCATTGTGGTCGCAATGCTGGTTCTCAATTGGAAGCTGGCACTGTTCGGACTTGTCGTCTTGATCCCGATGAGCATCGCCACGATTCATTACCGCAAGGGGATCCGCGCTGCATCCTCTCAGCTGCATAAAATCGCCGCTGATTACCTTGCCTTCAACAATGAGCAGTTCAACGGGATGCTGATTGTCCAGCTGTTTGGACGTCAGAAGCAGAGTCTTGATGAGTTCGAGGCTCTGAATGCGGCTCACCGCGACACCCACATGGTTCTTCGCGATGTCTATACACGTTACTCCTCGGTAAACATGGGGTTATCCTCACTCGGTCTGGTGATTGTGCTCATAGGTGGAATCTGGGGCGTCAACAGCGGTTGGGCGACCTTGGGTGTAATGCTCGCTATGATTCAATACACTCGTAGAAGCTTCGAGCCAATCCTGATGCTTGCCGAGCAGTTCTCGCAGATTCAGATGGCGCTGTCCGCTGGTGAGCGTATGGCCCGCTTGCTCCGGGTCGAGACCGGCATCACAGAGCCGTTGACTCCCGCTAAGGTCGAGACTCACGAGCACAGCGTCAGGCTCGACCATGTCGCGTTCTCCTACGATGAAGGCGTCCCTGTTCTCAGAGATATTGACCTGCTTATTCCCTCAAAGCAACGTGTTGCGATCGTTGGTGCAACCGGTGCCGGCAAGACATCGTTGGCTGGCCTTATCGCACGTTTTTACGACGCTAATGAAGGCCGCGTGCTGATTGACGGCATCGATGTACGCGATCTGAAGACCGAAGACCTACGCAAATTGGTGATGGTCGTACCGCAGACACCGTACTGCTTCCACGGAACCATTGCTGAGAATTTGACCCTGTTTGACCCATCGATCACTGATGCCGAACTCCGTGAAGCGGCCGAAATTGCCTGTGCGGCGCCGTTTATAGAGGCCCTTCCTGGGACCTATGATTTCAAGCTGCTCCCTGGCGGTGCAAATCTTTCTCATGGGCAGCGACAGCTGCTCGCGCTGGCCCGCGCACTGTTACACAGCTCCGACAGCATTTTGGTGCTGGATGAAGCGACCAGCAATATCGACACGGAAACCGAACTGCTCATCCAGCGCGGACTGAATCGTGTGCTGCAAGGACGGACGAGTATCGTAATTGCTCACCGTTTGAGCACAATCCGGGACAGCGATCGCATCCTGGTGATGCGTCGGGGTCAAATCGTCGAAGAGGGTACACACGACGAGCTTTTGGCGCTCGGTGGCCTTTACACCAACCTTTATGAGCGGCAGTTCGCCGACGAAGATGGATCGAGTCTTCGGTCCGCCGGTGACTGA